The proteins below come from a single Burkholderia humptydooensis genomic window:
- a CDS encoding TetR/AcrR family transcriptional regulator produces MRKGEQTRAAILEAALDLASRDGLEGLTIGLLAERMQMSKSGVFAHFGSRDDLQVEVVREYHHRFENEVFFPSLREPRGLPRLRAMLARWIEKRIQEVTTGCIYISGAVEYDDRPDSAVREQLIASVKAWRAALLRAISQAKEEGHLRPDTDPNLMLFELYSFTLGLHHDARFLHQPDAVRLTWAALEKTIVSYQSESR; encoded by the coding sequence ATGCGAAAAGGCGAACAGACGCGTGCCGCGATACTCGAAGCAGCATTGGACCTTGCCAGCCGTGACGGGCTCGAGGGTCTGACGATCGGCCTATTGGCCGAGCGCATGCAGATGAGCAAGAGCGGCGTGTTCGCGCACTTCGGATCGCGCGACGATTTGCAGGTCGAGGTCGTGCGAGAGTACCACCATCGTTTCGAGAACGAGGTGTTTTTTCCGAGCCTGCGCGAGCCGCGCGGTTTGCCGCGCCTGCGGGCGATGCTGGCGCGCTGGATCGAGAAGCGCATCCAGGAGGTGACGACGGGATGCATCTACATCAGCGGCGCCGTCGAATACGACGATCGCCCGGACAGCGCGGTGCGCGAGCAGTTGATCGCGAGCGTGAAAGCGTGGCGCGCCGCGCTGCTGCGCGCCATTTCGCAAGCGAAGGAGGAGGGGCATCTGCGCCCGGACACGGATCCGAACCTGATGCTCTTCGAGTTGTACAGCTTCACGCTCGGCCTGCACCACGACGCACGCTTCCTGCATCAGCCGGATGCGGTGCGGCTCACGTGGGCCGCGCTTGAAAAGACGATTGTTTCGTACCAGAGCGAGAGCCGTTAG
- a CDS encoding enoyl-CoA hydratase, giving the protein MDIQVENAGGVLTITLARPAKKNAITAAMYQTMADALAAAQDDKSVRAILIRGSDGNFSAGNDLDDFMKAPPKDEHAPVFQFLRQIASAQKPIVAAVAGVAVGIGVTMLLHCDLVYAADTAQLSLPFTQLGLCPEAASSLLLPRLAGHQVAAEKLLLGEPFDALEAHRIGLVNRVLPAADLDAFAAQQAAKLVALPASSLRATKAFLKKGSGAEIAARMSEEGDQFGEMLRSPEVREAITAFFEKRKPDFRQFD; this is encoded by the coding sequence ATGGATATCCAGGTCGAAAACGCAGGCGGCGTGCTGACGATCACGCTCGCGCGCCCAGCGAAGAAGAACGCGATCACGGCGGCGATGTACCAGACGATGGCCGATGCGCTCGCGGCGGCGCAGGACGACAAGTCGGTGCGCGCGATCCTGATTCGCGGCAGCGACGGCAACTTCAGCGCGGGCAACGATCTCGACGATTTCATGAAGGCGCCGCCGAAGGACGAGCACGCGCCCGTGTTCCAGTTCCTGCGCCAGATCGCGAGCGCGCAGAAGCCGATCGTCGCGGCGGTCGCGGGCGTTGCGGTCGGCATCGGCGTGACGATGCTGCTGCACTGCGATCTCGTCTACGCGGCCGATACCGCGCAGTTGTCGCTGCCGTTCACGCAGCTCGGCCTGTGCCCGGAGGCGGCGTCGAGCCTGCTGTTGCCGCGCCTCGCCGGCCATCAGGTCGCCGCGGAGAAGCTGCTGCTCGGCGAGCCGTTCGACGCGCTCGAGGCGCACCGGATCGGCCTCGTGAACCGCGTGCTGCCCGCCGCGGACCTCGACGCGTTCGCTGCGCAGCAGGCGGCGAAGCTCGTCGCGCTGCCGGCTTCGTCGCTGCGCGCGACGAAGGCGTTCCTCAAGAAGGGCAGCGGCGCGGAAATCGCCGCGCGGATGTCGGAAGAAGGCGATCAGTTCGGCGAGATGCTGCGCTCGCCCGAAGTGCGCGAGGCGATCACCGCGTTCTTCGAGAAGCGCAAGCCGGATTTCCGGCAGTTCGACTGA
- a CDS encoding 3-hydroxyacyl-CoA dehydrogenase/enoyl-CoA hydratase family protein, producing MSNFNIRKVAVLGAGVMGAQIAAHLVNARVPVLLFDLPAKEGPKNGIALKAIEHLKKLSPAPFGVKDDAKYLEAANYEDDIAKLAECDLVIEAIAERMDWKHDLYKKVAPHIASHAIFATNTSGLSITTLSDGFADELKARFCGVHFFNPPRYMHLVELIPTAHTRADILDQLETFLTSVVGKGVVRAKDTPNFIANRVGIFSILAVIVEAEKFGLRFDEVDDLTGSRLGRAKSATFRTADVVGLDTMAHVIKTMQDNLADDPFFPVYRTPAVLAKLVEQGALGQKTGAGFYRKEGKAIKVLDAKTGTYVDSGAKADETVGRILKRPPAERLKLLRETQHPHAQFLWSVFRDVFHYIAIHLESIADNAREVDLAIRWGFGWSQGPFEDWQAAGWKQIAEWVQEDIAAGKSLATVPLPAWVLEGAVAEKGGVHAAEGSWSAAAKRFVPRSALSVYDRQVFRAPVFGEAGRDPKTFGKTLFETDSVRAWVDDRAGEDDVVIVSFKSKMNTIGPSVIDGLVQAITLAENDYKGVVIWQPSSLKLGNPGGPFSAGANLEEAMPAFMMGGAKGIEPFVKKFQQGMLRVKYANVPVVAAVSGLALGGGCELMLHSAKRVVHVESYIGLVEVGVGLVPAGGGLKEAALRAADAATAAGMTSELLKFLTKSFENAAMAKVSMSAHEARAMGYVKPSDTIVFNVFELLDVAKKEARGLAAAGYRAPLKAKEIPVAGRSAIATIKAQLVNMRDGRFISDHDFLIASRIAEAVCGGDVEAGSTVDEEWLLALERRAFVELLGTQKTQERIMGMLQTGKPVRN from the coding sequence GTGAGCAATTTCAACATTCGCAAGGTCGCCGTGCTGGGCGCCGGCGTGATGGGCGCGCAGATCGCCGCGCATCTCGTCAACGCGCGCGTGCCCGTGCTGCTGTTCGACCTGCCCGCCAAGGAAGGCCCGAAGAACGGCATCGCGCTGAAGGCGATCGAGCACCTGAAGAAGCTGTCTCCCGCGCCGTTCGGCGTGAAGGACGACGCGAAGTATCTCGAAGCCGCGAACTACGAGGACGACATCGCGAAGCTCGCCGAATGCGATCTCGTGATCGAGGCGATCGCCGAGCGGATGGACTGGAAGCACGACCTGTACAAGAAGGTCGCGCCGCATATCGCCTCGCACGCGATCTTCGCGACCAACACCTCGGGCCTGTCCATCACGACGCTGTCCGACGGCTTCGCCGACGAGCTGAAGGCGCGCTTCTGCGGCGTGCACTTCTTCAACCCGCCGCGCTACATGCACCTGGTCGAGCTGATCCCGACCGCGCACACGCGAGCCGACATCCTCGACCAGCTCGAGACGTTCCTGACGAGCGTCGTCGGCAAGGGCGTCGTGCGCGCGAAGGACACGCCGAACTTCATCGCGAACCGCGTCGGCATCTTCTCGATTCTCGCCGTGATCGTCGAAGCCGAGAAGTTCGGCCTGCGTTTCGACGAAGTCGACGACCTGACGGGTAGCCGCCTCGGCCGCGCGAAGTCGGCGACGTTCCGCACGGCGGACGTGGTCGGCCTCGACACGATGGCGCACGTGATCAAGACGATGCAGGACAACCTCGCCGACGATCCGTTCTTCCCGGTCTACCGGACGCCCGCCGTGCTCGCGAAGCTCGTCGAGCAGGGCGCGCTCGGCCAGAAGACGGGCGCCGGCTTCTACCGGAAGGAAGGCAAGGCGATCAAGGTGCTCGACGCGAAGACGGGGACCTACGTCGACTCCGGCGCGAAGGCGGACGAGACCGTCGGCCGCATCCTGAAGCGTCCTCCCGCCGAGCGCCTGAAGCTGTTGCGCGAGACGCAGCATCCGCACGCGCAGTTCCTGTGGTCGGTCTTCCGCGACGTGTTCCACTACATCGCGATCCACCTCGAATCGATCGCCGACAACGCACGCGAAGTCGATCTCGCGATCCGCTGGGGCTTCGGCTGGAGCCAGGGCCCGTTCGAGGACTGGCAGGCGGCGGGCTGGAAGCAGATCGCCGAGTGGGTGCAGGAAGACATCGCGGCCGGCAAGTCGCTTGCAACCGTGCCGCTGCCCGCGTGGGTGCTGGAAGGCGCCGTCGCCGAGAAGGGTGGCGTGCACGCGGCCGAAGGCTCGTGGTCGGCCGCGGCGAAGCGCTTCGTGCCGCGCTCGGCGCTGTCCGTCTACGACAGGCAGGTGTTCCGCGCGCCCGTGTTCGGCGAAGCGGGGCGCGACCCGAAGACGTTCGGCAAGACGCTGTTCGAGACGGACTCGGTGCGCGCATGGGTCGACGACCGCGCGGGCGAGGACGACGTTGTGATCGTGTCGTTCAAGTCGAAGATGAACACGATCGGCCCGAGCGTGATCGACGGCCTCGTGCAGGCGATCACGCTCGCGGAGAACGACTACAAGGGCGTGGTGATCTGGCAGCCGAGCTCGCTCAAGCTCGGCAATCCGGGCGGTCCGTTCTCCGCCGGCGCGAACCTCGAAGAGGCGATGCCCGCGTTCATGATGGGCGGCGCGAAGGGCATCGAGCCGTTCGTGAAGAAGTTCCAGCAAGGCATGCTGCGCGTGAAGTATGCGAACGTGCCGGTCGTCGCGGCGGTGTCGGGCCTGGCGCTCGGCGGCGGCTGCGAGCTGATGCTGCATAGCGCGAAGCGCGTCGTGCACGTCGAGAGCTACATCGGCCTCGTCGAAGTGGGCGTCGGCCTCGTGCCGGCGGGCGGCGGCCTGAAGGAAGCGGCGCTGCGCGCGGCGGACGCGGCGACGGCGGCGGGCATGACGAGCGAGCTGCTCAAGTTCCTGACGAAGTCGTTCGAGAACGCGGCGATGGCGAAGGTGTCGATGTCCGCGCACGAAGCGCGCGCGATGGGCTACGTGAAGCCTTCGGACACGATCGTGTTCAACGTGTTCGAGCTGCTCGACGTCGCGAAGAAGGAAGCGCGCGGCCTCGCGGCGGCGGGCTATCGCGCGCCGCTGAAGGCGAAGGAAATCCCGGTGGCCGGCCGCTCGGCGATCGCCACGATCAAGGCCCAGCTCGTCAACATGCGCGACGGCCGCTTCATCAGCGATCACGACTTCCTGATCGCGAGCCGGATCGCGGAAGCGGTCTGCGGCGGCGACGTCGAGGCCGGCAGCACGGTCGACGAGGAATGGCTGCTCGCGCTGGAGCGTCGCGCGTTCGTCGAGCTGCTCGGCACGCAGAAGACGCAGGAGCGGATCATGGGCATGTTGCAGACCGGCAAGCCGGTTCGCAATTGA
- the fdhD gene encoding formate dehydrogenase accessory sulfurtransferase FdhD, protein MSLSETVEPSGIVELSVRRRRGDAIEAAVDRVGQEWPVALVFNGISHAVMMCTPRDLEAFAVGFAVSEGIVGRGSDVKDIEVALHGDAPLPHAEVQLTVVQQAFAALKERRRALAGRTGCGVCGIESIDLLDLVPQRLPDTGFLARLAPDAIARAARELPAHQALTQQTGGLHAAAWCDASGAIVHAFEDIGRHNALDKLIGTLTLTRADMTNGFVFLSSRASYELVRKSARVGIPMVATISAPSSLAIEIARQAGLRLVSFCREAGYVDYGTA, encoded by the coding sequence GTGAGTCTGTCCGAAACCGTCGAACCCAGCGGCATCGTCGAGCTCTCGGTGCGCAGGCGGCGCGGCGACGCGATCGAGGCGGCCGTCGACCGCGTCGGCCAGGAATGGCCCGTCGCGCTCGTGTTCAATGGCATCTCGCACGCGGTGATGATGTGCACGCCGCGCGATCTGGAAGCGTTCGCGGTCGGCTTCGCGGTGTCGGAAGGCATCGTCGGGCGCGGCAGCGACGTGAAGGACATCGAGGTCGCGCTGCACGGCGACGCGCCGCTGCCGCACGCCGAAGTGCAGTTGACGGTCGTCCAGCAGGCGTTCGCCGCGCTGAAGGAAAGGCGCCGCGCGCTCGCGGGGCGCACCGGCTGCGGCGTTTGCGGGATCGAAAGCATCGATCTGCTCGATCTCGTGCCGCAGCGCCTGCCCGATACCGGCTTTCTCGCGCGCCTCGCGCCGGATGCGATCGCACGCGCGGCGCGCGAGCTTCCCGCGCATCAGGCGCTCACGCAGCAGACGGGCGGCCTGCACGCGGCCGCGTGGTGCGATGCGTCGGGCGCGATCGTCCATGCGTTCGAGGACATCGGCCGCCATAACGCGCTCGACAAGCTGATCGGCACGCTGACGCTCACGCGCGCCGACATGACGAACGGTTTCGTGTTCCTGTCGAGCCGCGCGAGCTACGAGCTCGTGCGCAAGTCGGCGCGCGTCGGCATTCCGATGGTCGCGACGATCTCCGCGCCGTCGTCGCTCGCGATCGAGATCGCGCGGCAGGCCGGGCTGCGGCTCGTGAGCTTCTGCCGCGAGGCGGGTTACGTCGATTACGGCACCGCGTAG
- the nudB gene encoding dihydroneopterin triphosphate diphosphatase translates to MTKPPKIPESVLVVIHTPALDVLVIKRADQPDFWQSVTGSKDAPDEPIAQAAAREVAEETGIVVGSPGIALAALVDWHHAIEYTIYPQYLHRYAPGVTRNTEHWFSLEVPARVDVTLSPREHTDYLWLPYREAAARCYSPSNAEAILQLPERLASRAA, encoded by the coding sequence ATGACGAAACCACCGAAAATCCCCGAATCCGTTCTCGTCGTAATCCATACGCCCGCGCTCGACGTGCTCGTCATCAAGCGCGCCGATCAGCCCGACTTCTGGCAGTCCGTGACCGGCTCGAAGGACGCGCCCGACGAGCCGATCGCGCAGGCCGCCGCGCGCGAGGTCGCGGAGGAGACGGGCATCGTCGTCGGCAGCCCCGGCATTGCGCTGGCCGCGCTCGTCGACTGGCATCACGCGATCGAGTACACGATCTATCCGCAGTACCTGCACCGCTACGCGCCCGGCGTCACCCGCAACACCGAGCACTGGTTCAGCCTGGAAGTGCCGGCGCGCGTCGACGTGACGCTGTCGCCGCGCGAGCACACCGATTATCTGTGGCTGCCTTACCGCGAAGCGGCCGCGCGCTGCTACTCGCCGTCGAACGCCGAAGCGATCCTGCAACTGCCCGAGCGCCTCGCGTCGCGCGCCGCATGA
- the clsB gene encoding cardiolipin synthase ClsB — MSGRTRHRLAQLRQMFLQERGSASRLAFTSGNAVRLCDGGAAFFPALIERIDAARERVALETYIFCDDAVGRAVSDALIRAAARGVHVRVITDGIGTERLPLFGAWPDAGVEHRIYNPYLFGRFGFSRTHRKLAVIDDAYAFCGGINIVDDFEQNGERLPYPRWDFALELNGPAVADVRAAFEVQWQRIAVGHKRYAQYLPHGVDGSAFAARFRRWMRSRRWVKAGALRVVTEPSVAFVARDNVVNRRTIEKAYLAAIGRARRSILLANPYFLPGRKLRRALAGAARRGVDVRILLGRNEFASLDMAVPFLYHALLRSGVRVAEYDKTMLHGKVAVIDDHWATVGSSNLDALSLMLNNEANVVLVRHREETAALRDAIGVAFADGREIDPALYAARPAVERFLNWFAYNAYRGAMKLLTVGGYD; from the coding sequence ATGAGTGGCCGGACCCGGCACCGTCTTGCGCAACTGCGGCAGATGTTCCTGCAGGAGCGCGGTTCCGCGTCGCGGCTCGCGTTCACGTCCGGCAACGCGGTGCGCCTCTGCGACGGCGGCGCGGCGTTCTTCCCCGCGCTGATCGAACGGATCGACGCCGCGCGCGAGCGCGTCGCGCTAGAAACCTACATCTTCTGCGACGACGCCGTCGGCCGCGCGGTGTCCGACGCGCTCATCCGCGCGGCCGCGCGCGGCGTCCACGTGCGCGTCATCACCGACGGGATCGGCACCGAGCGCCTGCCGCTCTTCGGCGCGTGGCCGGACGCGGGCGTCGAGCACCGGATCTACAACCCCTATCTGTTCGGCCGCTTCGGCTTCTCGCGCACGCACCGCAAGCTCGCGGTGATCGACGACGCCTACGCGTTCTGCGGCGGCATCAACATCGTCGACGACTTCGAGCAGAACGGCGAGCGCCTGCCGTATCCGCGCTGGGATTTCGCGCTCGAGCTGAACGGGCCCGCCGTCGCCGACGTGCGCGCCGCGTTCGAGGTGCAGTGGCAACGGATCGCCGTCGGCCACAAGCGCTACGCGCAATACCTGCCGCATGGCGTCGACGGCTCCGCGTTCGCCGCGCGCTTTCGCCGCTGGATGCGCAGCCGCCGCTGGGTGAAGGCGGGCGCGCTGCGCGTCGTGACCGAGCCGAGCGTCGCGTTCGTCGCGCGCGACAACGTCGTGAACCGCCGGACGATCGAGAAGGCGTATCTCGCGGCGATCGGCCGCGCGCGTCGGTCGATCCTGCTCGCCAATCCCTACTTCCTGCCGGGGCGCAAGCTGCGGCGCGCGCTCGCCGGGGCGGCGCGGCGCGGCGTCGACGTGCGGATCCTGCTCGGGCGCAACGAATTCGCGTCGCTCGATATGGCGGTGCCGTTCCTTTATCATGCGTTGCTGCGCTCGGGCGTGCGCGTTGCCGAATACGACAAGACGATGCTGCACGGCAAGGTCGCGGTGATCGACGATCACTGGGCGACCGTCGGCTCGTCGAATCTGGACGCGCTCAGCCTGATGCTGAACAACGAGGCGAACGTCGTGCTCGTGCGCCACCGCGAGGAGACGGCCGCGCTGCGCGACGCAATCGGCGTCGCGTTCGCCGACGGCCGCGAGATCGACCCCGCGCTCTACGCGGCGCGGCCCGCCGTCGAGCGGTTTCTGAACTGGTTCGCGTACAACGCGTACCGGGGTGCGATGAAGCTGCTGACGGTCGGCGGATACGACTAA
- a CDS encoding acyl-CoA dehydrogenase C-terminal domain-containing protein, producing MGQYAAPLRDMQFVLHELLNVEAEVKQMPKHADLDADTINQVLEEAGKFCSEVLFPLNQVGDREGCTYVGDGVVKTPTGFKEAYQQYIEAGWPALGCDPDYGGQGLPAFVNNALYEMLNSANQAWTMYPGLSHGAYECLHAHGAPELQKLYLPKLVSGEWTGTMCLTEPHCGTDLGILRTKAEPNGDGSYSISGTKIFISSGEHDFSKNIVHLVLARLPDAPKGTKGISLFIVPKFVPDASGEPGERNGVKCGSIEHKMGIHGNATCVINLDNAKGWMIGEPNKGLNAMFVMMNAARLGVGMQGLGLTEVAYQNSLTYAKERLQMRSLTGPKAPDKPADPIIVHPDVRRMLLTQKAYAEGARAFTYWSALQIDKALSHADEAVRKEAEDLVALLTPIIKAFLTDNAFECTNHAMQIYGGHGFISEWGMEQYVRDARINMIYEGTNSVQALDLLGRKVLGDMGAKLKKFGKIVAEFAEAEGVKPEMSEFITPLADIGEKVQKLTMEIGMKAMQNPDEVGAAAVPYLRTVGHLVFSYFWARMARIALDKEASGDPFYKSKLATARFYFARLLPETASSIRLARAGAKTMMEIDEALF from the coding sequence ATGGGACAGTACGCCGCGCCGTTGCGCGACATGCAATTCGTGTTGCACGAGCTTCTGAACGTCGAAGCCGAGGTCAAGCAGATGCCCAAGCATGCTGATCTCGACGCCGACACGATCAACCAGGTGCTCGAGGAAGCGGGCAAGTTCTGCTCGGAGGTGCTTTTCCCGCTCAACCAGGTCGGCGACCGCGAGGGCTGCACGTATGTCGGCGACGGCGTCGTGAAGACGCCGACGGGCTTCAAGGAAGCGTACCAGCAGTACATCGAGGCGGGCTGGCCCGCGCTCGGCTGCGATCCCGATTACGGCGGCCAGGGCCTGCCCGCGTTCGTCAACAACGCGCTGTATGAAATGCTGAATTCGGCGAACCAGGCATGGACGATGTATCCGGGCCTGTCGCACGGCGCGTACGAATGCCTGCACGCGCACGGCGCGCCCGAGCTGCAGAAGCTCTACCTGCCGAAGCTCGTGTCGGGCGAATGGACGGGCACGATGTGCCTGACCGAGCCGCACTGCGGCACAGACCTCGGCATCCTGCGCACGAAGGCCGAGCCGAACGGCGACGGCTCGTATTCGATCAGCGGCACCAAGATCTTCATTTCGAGCGGCGAACACGACTTCTCGAAGAACATCGTTCACCTCGTGCTCGCGCGCCTGCCGGACGCGCCGAAGGGCACGAAGGGCATCTCCCTCTTCATCGTGCCGAAGTTCGTCCCCGACGCGTCGGGCGAGCCGGGCGAGCGCAACGGCGTCAAGTGCGGCTCGATCGAGCACAAGATGGGCATCCACGGCAACGCGACCTGCGTGATCAACCTCGACAACGCGAAGGGCTGGATGATCGGCGAGCCGAACAAGGGCCTGAACGCGATGTTCGTGATGATGAACGCCGCGCGCCTCGGCGTCGGCATGCAGGGGCTCGGCCTCACCGAAGTCGCTTACCAGAACTCGCTCACGTATGCGAAGGAGCGCCTGCAGATGCGCTCGCTGACGGGCCCGAAGGCGCCGGACAAGCCGGCCGACCCGATCATCGTCCACCCGGACGTGCGCCGCATGCTGCTCACGCAGAAGGCGTACGCGGAAGGCGCGCGCGCGTTCACGTACTGGTCGGCGCTGCAGATCGACAAGGCGCTGTCGCACGCCGACGAAGCGGTGCGCAAGGAAGCGGAGGATCTCGTCGCGCTCCTCACGCCGATCATCAAGGCGTTCCTGACCGACAACGCGTTCGAGTGCACGAACCACGCGATGCAGATCTACGGCGGCCACGGCTTCATCTCCGAGTGGGGCATGGAGCAGTACGTGCGCGACGCGCGGATCAACATGATCTATGAAGGGACCAACTCGGTTCAGGCGCTCGACCTGCTCGGCCGCAAGGTGCTGGGCGACATGGGCGCGAAGCTGAAGAAGTTCGGCAAGATCGTCGCCGAGTTCGCCGAAGCGGAAGGCGTGAAGCCCGAAATGTCCGAATTCATCACGCCGCTCGCCGACATCGGCGAGAAGGTGCAGAAGCTGACGATGGAAATCGGCATGAAGGCGATGCAGAACCCGGACGAGGTGGGGGCGGCCGCCGTGCCGTATCTGCGCACCGTCGGTCACCTGGTGTTCTCGTACTTCTGGGCGCGGATGGCGCGCATCGCGCTCGACAAGGAAGCGTCGGGCGATCCGTTCTACAAGTCGAAGCTCGCGACCGCGCGCTTCTACTTCGCGCGCCTCTTGCCCGAAACGGCGTCGTCGATTCGTCTCGCGCGCGCCGGCGCGAAGACGATGATGGAAATCGACGAAGCGCTGTTCTGA
- a CDS encoding acetyl-CoA C-acyltransferase has translation MSKQLQDAYIVAASRTPIGKAPRGAFKNTRPDELLVHAIKSAIAQVPQFDTKLIEDAIVGCAIPEAEQGLNVARMGALLAGLPNTVGGVTVNRFCASGVTALAMAADRIRVGESDAILAAGVESMSMVPMMGNKPSMSPHIFDRSEDFGIAYGMGLTAERVAEQWKVSREDQDAFSVESHRKALAAQQAGEFKDEIAPYAIVERFPNLATGEIETKTREIALDEGPRAETSLEGLAKLKTVFANKGSVTAGNSSQTSDGSGALLVVSEKVLKQFNLTPLARFVSFAVRGVPPEIMGIGPKEAIPAALKAAGLKQDDIDWIELNEAFAAQSLAVIRDLGLDPSKINPLGGAIALGHPLGATGAIRASTVVHGLRRRNLKYGMVTMCVGTGMGAAGIIERL, from the coding sequence ATGAGCAAACAGTTGCAAGACGCATACATCGTCGCCGCAAGCCGCACGCCGATCGGCAAGGCGCCCCGCGGTGCATTCAAGAACACGCGCCCGGACGAACTGCTCGTCCACGCGATCAAGTCGGCGATCGCGCAAGTGCCGCAATTCGACACGAAGCTGATCGAAGACGCGATCGTCGGCTGCGCGATCCCCGAGGCCGAGCAGGGCCTGAACGTCGCGCGGATGGGTGCGCTGCTCGCGGGCCTGCCGAACACGGTCGGCGGCGTGACGGTGAACCGCTTCTGCGCGTCGGGCGTCACCGCGCTCGCGATGGCGGCGGACCGCATCCGCGTCGGCGAATCGGACGCGATCCTCGCGGCCGGCGTCGAATCGATGAGCATGGTGCCGATGATGGGCAACAAGCCGTCGATGTCGCCGCACATCTTCGATCGCAGCGAAGACTTCGGCATCGCTTACGGGATGGGCTTGACGGCCGAGCGCGTCGCCGAGCAGTGGAAGGTGAGCCGCGAAGACCAGGACGCGTTCTCGGTCGAATCGCACCGGAAGGCGCTCGCGGCGCAGCAGGCGGGCGAGTTCAAGGACGAGATCGCGCCGTATGCGATCGTCGAGCGCTTCCCGAATCTCGCGACGGGCGAAATCGAAACGAAGACGCGCGAGATCGCGCTCGACGAAGGTCCGCGCGCGGAGACGTCGCTCGAAGGGCTCGCGAAGCTGAAGACGGTGTTCGCGAACAAGGGCTCGGTGACGGCGGGCAATAGCTCGCAGACGTCGGACGGCTCGGGCGCGCTGCTCGTCGTGTCGGAGAAGGTGCTCAAGCAGTTCAACCTGACCCCGCTCGCGCGCTTCGTCAGCTTCGCCGTGCGCGGCGTGCCGCCGGAGATCATGGGCATCGGCCCGAAGGAAGCGATTCCGGCCGCGCTGAAGGCGGCGGGCCTCAAGCAGGACGACATCGACTGGATCGAGCTGAACGAGGCGTTCGCCGCGCAATCGCTCGCCGTGATCCGCGATCTCGGCCTCGATCCGTCGAAGATCAACCCGCTCGGCGGCGCGATCGCGCTTGGCCACCCGCTCGGCGCGACGGGCGCGATTCGCGCGTCGACGGTCGTGCATGGCCTGCGCCGCCGCAACCTGAAGTACGGGATGGTGACGATGTGCGTCGGCACCGGCATGGGCGCGGCGGGCATCATCGAGCGGCTCTGA